AGATTCAACCAACTAAAATGGAGAATTGAAACAATTCTTTAATTTGGAATCAGGACTTTTGTCCTGCCCACTGAAACAAGTTCAGTATTCAAATATAAATGCTCCTGTCATGTTCGAGCTTGACTCGGACATCTTCTCAATTTGACAAAGTGATAAAATATTGAAAAATTGAAAAGGTGATTTTTGGAAGAAAAAGAGGAAAATTTAGTTAAAAAGACTTGCCGAGAATTAGGAATCACTCAAAAAGAACTTGCTCATGAAATAGGTGTTAGTCGGCAAACTATTTATGATTGGTCAAGTGGGAAAACTCCGATACCAAATTGGGGGTTTAAAATATTTAAGCTTTTATCAGAAAATAGAAAATTTACAGAGTTAAAAAATGCCCTTATCAATACTTTTCA
The window above is part of the Thiovulum sp. ES genome. Proteins encoded here:
- a CDS encoding putative transcriptional regulator; this encodes MEEKEENLVKKTCRELGITQKELAHEIGVSRQTIYDWSSGKTPIPNWGFKIFKLLSENRKFTELKNALINTFQDKQTIIFK